In Chrysemys picta bellii isolate R12L10 chromosome 4, ASM1138683v2, whole genome shotgun sequence, the sequence gactctgggcaacgtgcagtcaatagtggatggttttgctgaaatgggattcccaaactgtggcggggccatagacggaacccatatccctatcttgtcaccggagcaccaagccaccgactacgtaaaccgcaaggggtacttttcaatgctgctgcaagccctggtggatcacaagggacgtttcaccaacatcaacgtgggatggccgggaaaggtacatgatgctcgcgtcttcaggaactctgctctgtttcgaaagctggaggaagggactttcttcccagaccagaaagtgaccattggggatgttgaaaagcctatcgtgatccttggggacccagcctaccccttaatgccatggctcatgaagccgtacacaggcagcctggacaggagtcaggacctgttcaactacaggctgagcaagtgccgaatggtggtggaatgtgcatttggatgtttaaaagcgcgctggcgcagcttactgacttgctcagacctcagcgaaaagaatatccccattgttattgctgcttgctgtgcgctccacaatatctgtgagagtaagggggagacctttatggcggggtgggaggttgaggcaactcgcctgggcgctgattacgtgcagccagacaccagggcggttagaggagcacagcagggcgcggtgcgcatcagagaagctttgaaaacgagttttgtgactggccaggctactgtgtgaaacttctgtttgtttctccttgatgaatcctccaaccccccccccgacccagttcactctacttccctgtaaaccaaccaccccaccccaccctcccctcccgcttacagaggcaataaagtcattgttttttcacattcatgcattctttattagttcctcacagaagtagggggataattgccaaggtagcctgggatgggtgggggaggagggatggaaaaagacacactgcattttaaaactttaagtcttattgaaggccagccttctgatgattgggcaatcatctggtttggagtgactgggtggacggaggcccccccaccgtgttcttgggcgtcttggtgaggaggctatggaacttggggaggagggctgttggttacacgggggctgtagcggcggtctctgctcctgctgcctttcctgcacctcaaccatacgctcgagcatatcagtttgatgctccagcagacggagcattgcctcttgccgtctgtctgcaagctgacgccacctatcgtcttcagcccgccacttgctctgttcatcccgcgattcagcccgccacctctcctctcgttcatattgggcttttctcatctccgacattgactgcctccacgcattctgctgtgctctatcagcatgggaggacatctgcagctccgtgaacatatcgtccctcatcctacgttttctctttctaatgttcatgagcctctgcgaaggagaaacatttgcagctggtggaggagaagggagaggtggttaaaaaagacacattttagagaaccatgggtacactctttcattacaaggtcgcatatttcggcttgcaggcagccatggtaggccacagtgttttggcttttttaaccttcttaacatgcgggaaaggttgcaaacagcagcgcatttcccatatcaaggatgaattgggttgtccatttaaaatggggtttcaatgtaaaaggagggctGCGgattcccggttaacatgcggcacaaacacaagtaaaccacccccccacacacacacacacgattctctgggatgatcactttacccctccccccaccgcgttgttaacagcggggaacatttctgttcagaagagcaggaacgggcgcctctgaatgtccccttaataaaatcaccccatttcaaccaggagagctttctggagatgtccctggttgatttccgctccatccccatacacgttaacagacttttccagtagatgtactggccgtgattgccagggcaaattaatcattaaacacgcttgcttttttgtgtgtaatgtttacaaatatttacaaagttacactcaccagaggtctcctgtgtgccctgagggtcttgggtgagttcgggggttactggttccaggtccagggtcacaaacatatcctggctgttggggaaaccggtttctccgcttccttgctgctgtgagctacctacagtacctccatcctcatcttcctcattccccgaaccgtcttccctgtgtgtttctccagtgagagagtcatagcacacggttggggtagtggtggctgcaccccctaggatcgcatgcagctccgcgtagtagcggcaagtttgcggctctgccccggaccttccgtttgcttctctggctttgtggtaagcttgccgtagctccttaattttcatgcggcactgctgtgtgtccctgttatggcctcggtccttcatggccttggagatcttttctaatacttttccatttcttttactgctacggagttcagctatcactgcttcgtctccccatatggcgagcagatctcgtacctcccgttcggtccatgttggagctcttttgcgatcctgggactccatcacggttacctgtgctgatgagctctgcgtggtcacctgtgctctccacgctgggcaaacaggaaatgaaattcaaacattcgcgggtcttttcctgtctacctggtcagtgcatctgagttgagagtgctgtccagagcggtcacaatgaagcactgtgggatagctcccggaggccaataacgtcgaattccgtccacactaccccaattccgacccgcaaaggccggttttatcgctaatcccctcgtcggaggtggtgtaaagaaaccggtttaaaggaccctttaagtcgaaagaaagggcttcgttgtgtggacgtgtccaggcttaattcggtttaacgctgctaaagtcgacctaaacccgtagtgtagaccaggcctgaaatggctgtccccctggttatttctttcaactgaaacaaaaaggtgtgcccaatacattccaagatcTTATTGGAAATTTTCTGTTAACCCTCTTGCTGCTCTGATGACCCTATTATACTTTTGTAAGATAGCTACCTGCAGGCTTTTctcacctgccccctttgaatctagtttaaagtcctcctcactaggttggtGAGTCAGTGTGCAAAGAttcatgattcatagattcccaggccagaagggagcattgtggttatttagtctggcctcctgaataacggaggccatagaacttccctgaaataattcctagatgCTCTTTTCCTTCTTGGTCAGGTGGATCCCATTTCAACCCAGTAATCCTCCTTCCCAGAACAGATCCCATGGCCAAGGAAGCCAAAACTCACCAATTGACACCATTTGCAAAGCCAcgcattcatctccaggatgtaCATGTCCTTGCCTCAGCCATTACCTCAACCgagaggatggacaagaacacaacCAATGGACCCAGATCCTTTACcctcactcccagagccctgtagtcactgctGATTTGTTTAGAGTAATAATCAAACCTAATGGTACCTTCAGTTCAGAGCCAGAACAAGATGGGATTTCTTTGACTCAATGTGAAGCAATACAACTGTACTACAAAGCCCCCATTACTCTACCACAACCTGGAGACTAAGGCTacactttcaaaagtggccactgattttgggagCCCAACATGAGAtctcttgggcctgattttcagacgttTTGGGCATCCACAGCTCTAGTTGAAGTAAAAGGATGATGCAAGTGCTCTGTACCCCTGAAAAACAAGTCCAAAAATGATCAAATTGGGCATCCAAGATcattggccacttttgaaaatataggcctTAATCCTTAGGAAACTGGATGTCGGCCAGTTCTGAGGTGGGTGTCTCCTGGAGATTGGTTATTGCAAAGGTTTTGGTGAAGCTCTTTCTTTGACTGTTGGGAGGAGATTCTGGCTTAGGGATATCCGTTTGTCATGAGTACTACTGAGTGGCCTTatctccccacctctggaaacAGCCCCTTTTTCAGCATCTGGACACTTCAATGAGAGTCAGCTTTCCCAGTTGCCAGGTCCTACCCCATTCCACACCTCAAGAGTCAGTATAGAAATATTACATATGTTTACAGCAGAGGTGGGGTGAACATGTGTAGCATGTAGCCCAAACTAGCTTTAGCGGGGGAGCCAGGCAACTGGTTATTATATGCAGGTAGGGAGAATGAAGCTTTCTGCCTGTCAGGAGTAAGGGGTTCTACTTCAGCAGAGCATAGCAGGGTTAGAAAGATGTGAGAAAGTCGAGGAAGGATTTATTTTGtagagggaagggggaaaaaggaCACTGTGCTACAGTGAAGCTGTGGGCCATATGCTGAGTGTAAGCAGGTGGAAATATTCAGGATTCATCTTTTGTACCTTGGTCCAATTTGCTGAGGGCTGAGCATTCTCATCCTAAGAGTTAAGGGATTAGTTCCTGCAGAAATGGGATATGGAGCCTCTCACCAACAGGTCTGACTCAAATGCGGCCTAAGTGACTAGTACTCCAAAGCTACCACTCCATGTCCAACTGGGGCCTACGTGAAATGAGTGAGAGATCCAAATCCACCTCTCAGGGGACAAGTGTTTCCCAACAGACATGGGAAGAGCAGCATGGGGAATCTTGCATTGCTTGGTACCAAGGCATGGTACACACTCAGAGAGGTGATTTCCACCGTAAAATCAGCTGTCTGTCTTGTGTCTCCTTAACACAGAGTGTAATTGGAATGAGGTGTGAAAGCAGACATAAgggatcaaataaaaaaaaaacggTTGTGATTTCAGATAATTTAAATGATATTCTTTATTTCATGGTCACTTCTTACTTTTGTTCATCTCTCCATATTCTCTTGAGTTGAAAGGcaaggaaaaaaattcccttaGAAATGGTATAAGACTGAATACTTCTTGGACTTCTTTATGTCCTTTCATCTAATCAGACTGCTTTACTTCACAAAATACTTGGGGCTACGAAAGATGCAGCTTCTTACGATTATAGAATCCTTCTGTAATCTCCCAATCAGAATTTCATTACCTTGCATTAAAAACTATCAGAAATCCCACAACAGGAAAGAAATCCAGCTGTTGTTCTGCCTGATGCATTTGCTCTCATATCAAAcagtgtggtgggggagagggggaggatatAGATTCAATCTGGAGATATGCAAACCATTGAGCTTTATCCCTTATTATACTTAAAATGAGGAGCCTATTGATTTTGTAACTATATCAAATGGAACTTTAATAGAACTTGTATgtgcagcatggtctagtggatggGGCACTGGAAGAGGAATCAGGACATCTGGATTCTACTCTTAGCTGAGCCACTGAACTGCTCTACGACCTTGCATAAGCCCTccacctctgtttcccctcccatcctttgtctgtcctgtctatGATTCTctaagttctttggagcaggacTATATCTTGTCATGAGCTTAGCACATCAGCCCCATATCTCAGCTGGGGTTTCTAAGAGCTACTGTAATACATAGACACATCATCATCATAAATAATGTTAAGTGTTAACATTTCAGAATCCCAGTTCATTTTTTCAACATagaaatattttagatgtttatCGTTATGAGTGCTGCATCCTCTAGTTCCAGGGTGAAAGCATACATTGTCAACAGCTCAGACAGTATTTGCCATAAGTTGGATGAAATGTATGACATTTTTGGCACATGTGGCAAAGATGtatctcatttttttaaatgattgaagGTACTAATCCTCCTAATGCATGTAAAGACATGATTGATCAAAACCAGAGCCAAGCTAGTCTCTGCTCTTTGTATCATATATGTCAGTGACCAGAGGGAACCAGACTCAGCAATGAGGGAAATAGGGCAAGGAGAGGGACCAAACTATTTTATGTCTCTCCTACTTTGTCACCATCTCTCAAGCCTGCACCCAGCTGTCTCAGAACTGTCTGACACTGCTGGACACCTGCCTACCATTTTATTCTCTCAAACAATTcaaaggggaaataaaagaaACTCGTAATGTCCCTGGGGAGTCATAGTAGTAAAATGTATACCTCtcggcaggggggcaggggaagatagTTGCCTCACTCCAACATATCTATCATCCCAGAACTggattttctttcccctttgggCCAACATTTTCCTGTGGTGTCCCTCAAAGAGATTTATTCTTTGTAGTGTGTTTATAAAAGTGTAAATAGAGAAGAACATGCATACTGCGCTTGGCCCTTAGGTGCACGTGTCTCTCTATGTTGCAGGCTATCTGGTTATACAGATGTAACTGAGGGCATTATTCAAAGGCAACAGGTCTGCCTGGGCAATTCAGTTCACACAACCCCTCTCACTGGGAGGAAAAGCCCAACTTGATTGTCAGTGGCTGAGTTGTGGTGGAAGGGCTGGCTCTTTTAGATAAACTATCTGTTCAGCTGTAAAGGACTCAGTCATGAGTAGTCTTGGGGGTAAAGATGCATTAGGTGTCCCCTTACTCCCTTGTGTGGGCTACCCAGATCCCAGTCCATGCACTGGGGACAGCAGTTGACACTAAGCTGCTACTCCCTCTGCCCACACTGGACAGTGGGGAGTAGATGGAGCCTTGCCTCCGCTCCGGCATCACACCAGCTAAAACACCTGGGAAGTGCAGTGTGGGAAGTGAGCTGCATCAAGAAAATGGCGTGTGCACTTTACTCTCCCTGTGTAGGAAAGGGAGAGTGTGACTCTCAAATCAGTCCCAGttttgctccttttttttttttttttttttttaaatggagatatcccatctcctagaactcaaagggaccttgaaaggtcatcatgtccagccccctgccttcactagcaggaccaagtactgattttgccccagatccctaagtggccccatcaaggattgaactcacaaccctaggtttagcaggccaacgctcaaaccactgagctatccctcccccctaagccAGTGCAGCTACGTGCTGCCAATTACTCAGGCAAAGTGTCAATTCAACTCAAACTGATCAACTCATCTACCATGAATCTAAGCTGTGAATCAGGGGAATTTTCTTGGGAGCATGTAAGATGGTGGTGGGTGCAGACACACCTacaagtccaaaaaaaaaaagtcaggatatATTTCCATTTGTCCAAAATCTACCTGTCTGCTGTCAGAGATACTGATAAGAGGCCAATTTCAGAATGAGAAAGCAGCTGATTTCCACCTGTCCTAGATCAGATTTAGTTCCATAGGGAAATAAACTAGATTAATGTTGCTATAGAGAAGGAAATCAAAGGTTTATGTTGTATAAGACCTTTCAGTAACACAGTTACATTCATACCTCATGTCATCTTTTTATAACCCCCTCTTAGCTATGAATGGCAGCAACAATGTTCAACCAAAATTGGATAGGGCTCTCTGTTGacccagaagaaaaataaaatacaattcacCAAATGTTCATTTCTGATAACTTAGCATTGCTTTAGTCAATGCCTTACTGACAATCTAATAACCATGAACACATACATAAGCAGTATTTCCAGTCCCAGCCAATGAAATTAAGTAATAATTCCAAGCATAAGAAGTATCATGTTCCCCACCCACTTGGCATACTAAAGTtaaattaattatatatatatatatacatacacacacacacacacacttactggGAGGGGGTTCTTGTTATTGTAGTTCTCTGTAATTGAGATTAATCTTAGCCTTTCATCTTActtatgtgtgcgtgtgtgtgtgtgtgtgtgtgttagattatgccagcccacccccatgGCTGCAATTTTATATAGTATGGGggagtttattttaatttgtaataTTTAATGCACAGTGTGAATTTAGAAGAGAATACTCCAGGCGTCAAAGAGATATATGGTAcgaaacaaaagaaaatgtttctatGACTGTTTTAAATCTCTTTGAGAAACGATGAATTAAAAGGTACCGTATACCTAGTGCTGATATAGATTACCAACAAAGAGCTGACTCCATTAGGTCACCAATTACATCAAGGCAACAGAAATGGCTATTTAAGCTTCAGTTACAACTTCACAGCTTGAGCCATCTCAACATCATTTATTAACTATAATACAGTTCTCAATCAAATACCTTTTACTGGTTATATAGCTCTTCATATGACTCCCCTGCATACAATTCTGTTGAATGGTCTGGAAAGACCTAACAAATAGCTAAGGGTCAGTCATGTACTTCTGCCCTGGGAGACGATGATTTAAAAGCTCAATATAGCAGTTTGGTTCCTCTACTTGGACTGTAATTTTAAAACTAGATGACATAATGCATGAAATGAGTTTTTAAAATGGAATGAAAAATCATTTCTCAACACTTTTTAATTCACCTTTATTAATGCACGCACTTAGGAATTTCGGTTTACTGGCAAAATGCTAAGGACCAGACCCTCAGCCTCGTTTAAATCAGCATATCTGTTTTGAAGCTGATGAACTATATCAATTtacacaggggtgctggaacaatttgtatagtgggggtgctgacagccactgaaccaaactgtaaaccctggatatcaCGGagaccacttcaagccagggagtgcggtAGCACCCCCaacactcctagttccagcacctatgaatttaccccagctgaagatctggccttagCATTTTGCCGTAAAACATGTTTCTATTAAAAGTCCCCCTTCATTTTCTTCCTGACTTTGTAGTACTCAAATGTCCCTGATGTAAGGACGTCTGGGATTTCAGAAGCttgaattttacattttttaattccTGAGCTGATACAAGTAGTGCCCTGCTTGGGAATATTTTTGATTCTCTGCTTGCACATTGATTTTTG encodes:
- the LOC135983212 gene encoding uncharacterized protein LOC135983212, yielding MESQDRKRAPTWTEREVRDLLAIWGDEAVIAELRSSKRNGKVLEKISKAMKDRGHNRDTQQCRMKIKELRQAYHKAREANGRSGAEPQTCRYYAELHAILGGAATTTPTVCYDSLTGETHREDGSGNEEDEDGGTVGSSQQQGSGETGFPNSQDMFVTLDLEPVTPELTQDPQGTQETSAANVSPSQRLMNIRKRKRRMRDDMFTELQMSSHADRAQQNAWRQSMSEMRKAQYEREERWRAESRDEQSKWRAEDDRWRQLADRRQEAMLRLLEHQTDMLERMVEVQERQQEQRPPLQPPCNQQPSSPSSIASSPRRPRTRWGGLRPPSHSKPDDCPIIRRLAFNKT